The Trueperaceae bacterium genome has a segment encoding these proteins:
- a CDS encoding cbb3-type cytochrome c oxidase subunit II — MNMHSNHRLLFATILLGFLALSGVIAVAPAVWVENNTAPLPGSEPLTALERQGLGVYVSEGCVACHTQQVRPIAMDSVWGRPSVPGDYARVEPAGALSPYAPAVLGSSRTGPDLTNVGARQASDTWHYLHLFNPRIVVPDSVMPAYPWLFEVVDEAGEGDVVVPVSGEHAPDEGQVVASERARALVAYLLSLKQLDIEATSGHSAGGEAQ; from the coding sequence ATGAACATGCACAGCAACCACAGGCTCCTGTTCGCGACCATCCTCCTCGGCTTCCTGGCCCTCTCCGGCGTCATCGCCGTGGCGCCGGCGGTCTGGGTCGAGAACAACACCGCGCCCCTCCCCGGGAGCGAGCCGCTGACGGCCCTCGAGCGCCAGGGCCTGGGTGTGTACGTCTCCGAGGGCTGCGTGGCGTGCCACACCCAGCAGGTGCGGCCCATCGCCATGGACAGCGTCTGGGGACGCCCCTCGGTGCCGGGCGACTACGCTCGCGTGGAGCCCGCGGGCGCCCTCAGCCCCTACGCCCCGGCGGTACTGGGCTCGTCGCGCACCGGCCCGGACCTGACGAACGTGGGCGCCCGCCAGGCGAGCGACACCTGGCACTACCTGCACCTGTTCAACCCGCGCATCGTCGTGCCCGACTCGGTGATGCCCGCCTACCCCTGGCTCTTCGAGGTCGTGGACGAGGCCGGCGAGGGCGACGTGGTCGTGCCCGTGAGCGGCGAGCACGCGCCGGACGAGGGCCAGGTGGTGGCGAGCGAGAGGGCCCGTGCGCTGGTGGCCTACCTCCTCTCCCTGAAGCAGCTGGACATCGAGGCCACCTCAGGTCATAGCGCGGGAGGTGAGGCGCAGTGA
- a CDS encoding phosphate-starvation-inducible PsiE family protein: MRRRLLAIERLIAAVVVVMLIVGVLLILWDVGVGIWRGLGTGSGDFGLTNLLSQALLALMIAEIIGSVAALLEGGVLDPVPLLVIGIIASIRRLLVISAEAANVLADDIEIPTSMLVELGILTAAIGIFAWSIRQVRAARHKEEPGG; this comes from the coding sequence ATGCGGCGCCGGCTGCTGGCGATCGAGCGCCTCATCGCGGCGGTGGTCGTGGTCATGCTCATCGTGGGCGTGCTGCTGATCCTGTGGGACGTGGGCGTGGGCATCTGGCGGGGACTGGGCACTGGCTCCGGCGACTTCGGCCTGACGAACCTGCTGTCCCAGGCCCTGCTGGCGCTGATGATCGCGGAGATCATCGGGTCGGTCGCGGCGCTGCTGGAGGGCGGCGTCCTGGACCCCGTGCCTCTCCTCGTCATCGGCATCATCGCCAGCATCAGGCGCCTCCTGGTCATCAGCGCCGAGGCGGCGAACGTCCTCGCGGACGACATCGAGATCCCCACGAGCATGCTCGTCGAGCTCGGCATACTCACCGCCGCCATCGGGATCTTCGCCTGGTCGATACGCCAGGTGCGAGCCGCCAGGCACAAGGAGGAGCCCGGCGGCTGA
- a CDS encoding sensor domain-containing diguanylate cyclase, whose product MVANEARKRLDRGRLLAALADLPPARGEALALLPAVLWHNGEGHVTVTTRHPDGHLRLAASNDARLAPGLVVPTDGIVGRAASERRSIYVTDALSHPDYRLLTAGAYPVELALPIFERDEVVAVLNVERHTPYLPHELSALEVFAASVSRRLTLESQSLEARITGELYSSVAEGTSLEEAASAALDVIVPAVGATSGVVMGEHRGRMVRVAALGVGSDVVRDLCDEGAPFPKGFSWGACLSGEPWFTRDYAADPRGIDGVTVDLGPQLLVLPIGRDGEHRVALCLNFREDAHVSAGDVALLESVCQQLAIVLESAKASTLQGCVLDLYSRVLDCDTRGLYQQVLDAAIRHVPGAEAGSLLVRRGEWDQFRYVAVDGFDIRELQDVKLNETEARAWYRCGDDGWDAGRARILRRGEVDLAAFSRDAAGTDRPARAGDMQRMMCTVCLPVTYRGRVLALLNLDNFTREDAFGRDSLRTLALFGPPVATLLASAQHRDELVRASRTDPLTGLVNRAGFVRLLDRQHARSSHSHEPYAVLVMDLTNFKLLNDTQGHAAGDAALTGVAQALEGASRPGDAIGRWGGDEFVALLPKTAAHAAWEVAERFARAVAHVEIGGRRLHIDIGAASFPEDGLVPEALLLEADARMYVNKRLSKGLAAAG is encoded by the coding sequence TTGGTAGCGAACGAGGCGAGGAAGAGGCTCGACCGGGGGAGGCTGCTGGCCGCGTTGGCCGACCTCCCGCCGGCCAGGGGGGAGGCCCTCGCCCTGCTCCCGGCGGTGCTGTGGCACAACGGCGAGGGTCACGTCACCGTCACCACCAGGCACCCCGACGGCCACCTCCGACTGGCCGCCAGCAACGACGCGCGGCTCGCCCCCGGTCTGGTCGTCCCTACCGACGGGATCGTCGGACGCGCCGCGTCGGAGCGCCGGTCCATCTACGTCACCGACGCGCTTTCGCACCCCGACTACCGCCTGCTCACCGCGGGGGCCTACCCCGTCGAGCTGGCGCTGCCGATATTCGAGCGCGACGAGGTCGTCGCGGTGCTCAACGTCGAGCGACATACCCCGTACCTGCCGCACGAGCTCAGCGCCCTCGAGGTGTTCGCCGCCAGCGTGAGCCGCCGGCTCACGCTGGAGTCGCAGAGCCTCGAGGCCAGGATCACCGGCGAGCTCTACTCCAGCGTCGCCGAGGGGACGTCGCTGGAGGAGGCCGCCTCCGCCGCCCTCGACGTCATCGTTCCCGCGGTCGGCGCCACCTCGGGGGTGGTGATGGGCGAGCACCGCGGCCGCATGGTCCGCGTGGCGGCCCTCGGGGTCGGCAGCGACGTCGTGCGCGACCTCTGCGACGAAGGCGCGCCCTTCCCCAAGGGGTTCTCGTGGGGCGCCTGCCTCAGCGGCGAGCCGTGGTTCACCCGCGACTACGCGGCAGACCCGCGCGGGATCGACGGGGTCACGGTGGACCTCGGCCCCCAGCTGCTCGTGCTGCCGATCGGGCGTGACGGCGAGCACCGCGTGGCCCTCTGCCTGAACTTCCGCGAGGACGCGCACGTGAGCGCCGGCGACGTCGCCCTGCTCGAGAGCGTCTGCCAGCAGCTCGCGATCGTCCTCGAGTCTGCCAAGGCGTCCACCCTCCAGGGGTGCGTGCTCGACCTATACTCTCGCGTCCTCGACTGCGACACGCGCGGCCTCTACCAGCAGGTCCTCGACGCGGCGATCCGCCACGTGCCTGGGGCCGAGGCGGGCAGCCTGCTCGTGCGGCGCGGCGAGTGGGACCAGTTCAGGTACGTGGCCGTCGACGGCTTCGACATCCGGGAGCTTCAGGACGTGAAGCTCAACGAGACAGAGGCGCGCGCCTGGTACCGCTGCGGCGACGACGGCTGGGACGCCGGGCGCGCCCGCATACTGCGCCGCGGCGAGGTCGACCTGGCGGCCTTCAGCCGCGACGCCGCCGGCACGGACCGGCCCGCACGCGCGGGGGACATGCAGCGCATGATGTGCACCGTCTGTCTCCCCGTGACGTACCGGGGGCGGGTCCTGGCGCTGCTGAACCTCGACAACTTCACGCGCGAGGACGCCTTCGGCCGAGACTCGCTGCGCACGCTGGCCCTGTTCGGTCCGCCGGTCGCCACGCTGCTGGCTTCAGCGCAGCACCGCGACGAGCTGGTGCGCGCCAGCCGCACCGACCCGCTCACCGGCCTGGTGAACCGGGCCGGTTTCGTGCGGCTGCTCGACCGCCAGCACGCGCGCAGCTCCCACTCGCACGAGCCGTACGCGGTCCTCGTGATGGACCTCACGAACTTCAAGCTGCTCAACGACACCCAGGGCCACGCCGCCGGCGACGCGGCGCTGACGGGCGTCGCCCAGGCGCTCGAGGGCGCCTCGCGCCCCGGCGACGCCATCGGCCGCTGGGGAGGCGACGAGTTCGTCGCGCTGCTCCCCAAGACCGCGGCTCACGCCGCGTGGGAGGTCGCCGAGCGCTTCGCGCGGGCCGTCGCCCACGTGGAGATCGGCGGACGCCGGCTGCACATCGACATCGGCGCGGCCTCGTTCCCGGAGGACGGCCTCGTGCCCGAGGCCCTCCTTCTGGAGGCCGACGCCAGGATGTACGTGAACAAGCGGCTCAGCAAGGGGCTCGCCGCGGCGGGGTAG
- a CDS encoding DinB family protein, producing MPEITTDETESPLRVAYAMWPRLNERLRGTVAGLTADQLALKPSPGQWPLWATIGHLACQRVFWLCDFAGEPGADTTPFTNAAYHCPGDDDLENVLSPEQLVAALDSTFAIVARCLDTWTVASLAETIRRPEFGPDWVMGRGELLSRTYAHDVWHVGQVSQTLSANGLARIDIW from the coding sequence ATGCCGGAGATCACCACCGACGAGACCGAGAGCCCGCTGCGAGTCGCTTACGCCATGTGGCCGCGCCTGAACGAGCGCCTGCGCGGTACCGTGGCCGGCCTCACCGCCGACCAGCTCGCCCTCAAGCCCTCGCCGGGGCAGTGGCCGCTGTGGGCGACGATCGGCCACCTCGCCTGCCAGCGCGTCTTCTGGCTGTGCGACTTCGCCGGGGAGCCGGGTGCCGACACCACGCCCTTCACCAACGCCGCCTACCACTGCCCCGGCGACGACGACCTCGAGAACGTGCTGAGCCCCGAGCAGCTCGTCGCCGCCCTCGACAGCACCTTCGCGATCGTCGCGCGCTGCCTCGACACGTGGACCGTGGCGTCGCTCGCGGAGACGATCCGCCGACCCGAGTTCGGGCCCGACTGGGTGATGGGCCGCGGCGAGCTGCTCTCCCGCACCTACGCCCACGACGTCTGGCACGTCGGGCAGGTCTCGCAGACGCTCAGCGCCAACGGCTTGGCCAGGATCGACATCTGGTAG
- a CDS encoding DUF2332 domain-containing protein — MKAAERQPTDLQEELGRTYRRFAEGRAGEESPLHARVALALGGSPAALDALSALPTRGRSPALVLAALHYLALKGRAPSLADAYAAGDQDAAASAAVDALVGGPEEVAAVVSRRQVPHHLARPYAVLHPAIGAVARRVGAGAVGLVDVGSPAGLNLLVDGVSIAYSDGRRAGEPASPVASVCRVVGERAVPTEPIPAVVARVAAGTAPFDAADADDALWLRACLAPDDRDGLAALAAELALASAAPPRLVRGDLAEAVPRALDAVPPDALPVVITTWSLSRLAAARRGRFLERLEEAALGRPVAWVAVEGVGVAPSVPTLGDRPASGHSIVGLAVLGPEGRWFAAAGRCWSRGRVLEWLGAG; from the coding sequence GTGAAGGCCGCGGAACGGCAGCCGACGGACCTCCAGGAGGAACTCGGACGTACCTACCGTCGCTTCGCCGAGGGGCGGGCCGGGGAGGAGTCCCCGCTGCACGCGCGCGTGGCCCTGGCCCTCGGCGGCTCGCCCGCGGCGCTCGACGCGCTGTCGGCGCTGCCCACGCGCGGCAGGAGCCCGGCTCTGGTACTCGCGGCCCTCCACTACCTCGCCCTGAAGGGGCGCGCGCCGTCCCTGGCCGACGCGTACGCGGCGGGGGACCAGGACGCCGCGGCCTCCGCGGCGGTCGACGCCCTGGTGGGCGGGCCCGAGGAGGTGGCCGCGGTCGTCTCCCGTCGGCAGGTGCCGCACCACCTCGCCAGGCCCTACGCCGTGCTCCACCCGGCCATCGGCGCGGTGGCGCGCCGCGTGGGCGCCGGGGCCGTCGGCCTGGTCGACGTCGGCTCGCCCGCGGGGCTGAACCTCCTGGTGGACGGGGTGAGCATCGCCTACAGCGACGGCCGGCGGGCCGGCGAACCCGCCTCCCCCGTCGCGTCGGTCTGCAGGGTCGTGGGCGAACGGGCCGTTCCCACCGAGCCGATCCCCGCGGTGGTCGCCCGCGTCGCCGCCGGCACCGCGCCGTTCGACGCCGCGGACGCTGACGACGCCCTGTGGCTCCGCGCCTGCCTGGCGCCCGACGACCGCGACGGCCTCGCGGCGCTCGCGGCCGAGCTGGCGCTGGCGTCCGCGGCTCCGCCCCGGCTGGTGAGGGGCGACCTCGCGGAGGCGGTGCCGCGAGCCCTCGACGCGGTGCCGCCGGACGCGCTGCCCGTCGTGATCACGACCTGGTCCCTCTCGCGCCTGGCCGCCGCGAGGCGCGGGAGGTTCCTGGAGCGCCTTGAAGAGGCGGCGCTCGGCCGACCGGTGGCCTGGGTCGCGGTGGAGGGGGTAGGCGTCGCGCCGTCGGTGCCCACGCTCGGCGACCGCCCCGCGTCCGGTCACAGCATCGTGGGGCTGGCCGTGCTAGGACCCGAGGGCCGGTGGTTCGCCGCCGCCGGGCGCTGCTGGTCGCGGGGCAGGGTGCTCGAGTGGCTGGGGGCCGGCTGA
- a CDS encoding DUF488 domain-containing protein, translating to MPATTVYTVGHSTRSLDEFLRLLAAHGVRRLVDVRSVPASRRYPHFAREALAESLPAAGVDYRWMKELGGRRRPRTDSPNGAWQNDSFRGFADYMQTPEFAAAVDELLDLAQGGDLAIMCAESMPWRCHRWLIGDALTVRGIEVLDILAEQSARPHRLTTFARVAGERITYPPAEGDG from the coding sequence GTGCCTGCCACGACGGTCTACACGGTCGGCCACTCGACGCGCTCCCTCGACGAGTTCCTGCGCCTGCTCGCTGCGCACGGCGTGCGGCGGCTCGTCGACGTCAGGTCGGTGCCGGCGTCGCGGCGCTACCCCCACTTCGCGCGCGAGGCGCTGGCCGAGAGCCTGCCGGCGGCGGGGGTCGACTACCGCTGGATGAAGGAGCTGGGCGGCAGGCGCCGTCCGCGGACCGACAGCCCCAACGGCGCCTGGCAGAACGACTCCTTCCGCGGCTTCGCCGACTACATGCAGACGCCCGAGTTCGCCGCGGCCGTGGACGAGCTCCTCGACCTGGCGCAGGGCGGCGACCTGGCCATCATGTGCGCCGAGTCCATGCCGTGGCGCTGCCACCGCTGGCTGATCGGCGACGCGCTGACCGTCAGGGGCATCGAGGTGCTCGACATCCTGGCCGAGCAGAGCGCGAGGCCCCACCGCCTCACGACGTTCGCGCGGGTCGCTGGCGAGAGGATCACGTACCCGCCCGCCGAGGGCGACGGCTAG
- a CDS encoding tetratricopeptide repeat protein, whose product MRLRTLGGLRLEGSDFARPKPLLLLTYLAVEGPQHRRHLSELFWPRAAAPLSSLRTALAQLRRGAPGAVEADGQRLRAAVPSDVQAVLAGAADPLAEPDYPGAFLDGLRLPDWGEELEEWVYATRELVAETVRSRLLARAEVLAGEGGVAAAAELAEAAYRLPGAPPPAPETIERAHRLLAAGGSPHAAALRREAEEYGIVLRAVPAAPAGRTATPSAPPTNLRPRAASFVGRDLELVELARLLADRGNRLVTLVGPGGAGKSSLAWAAAHQELRGGTFTGGVFLASLEGTPDAAVAATVADAMGLGPVDTVRELAEALGDRGVLLVLDGCEGLVGGLGDVGELLEACEGVTVLATSRERLGLPGEQLFPVDGLPLPGAGEEGSRAQYLDSVRLFAQRAKRVDLAFALDERSLPHVAAICRAVAGSPLGIELAAALVRVLTPEEIAAELERDLDLLGTADAGVPDRHRSLRAAFDHSWDRLGPRERDALSALAAFAGGFTREAASRVAGVTVPVLAALIDKSLVSLRPGGRYETHPLVRKYALERLARDPRREAAVRRELAAYLIELCGDARAEAKGAADAGARARLEAEVENVRAALARALAAGDGATALRLASAAWLEWHDRGRWREARIWLERAVAAWDASRRAGGGDLARAVDGTPGGAPDGDTADDPELDGALAEALLGIGVLAAAQGDLAEARRSTERGLAVSERRGDRARVGTLLNHLGVIDLNEGRFEAAEARLREALAVRRELGDERAAAATLNNLGALAGRLGDTASARRHYEESLRAFRRLGDSSAVAILLGNLGDVAEYEGDLAAAEACYDESLALHRRLGYEPYVARSLVRLAAVARRRDQADAARSLCLEALAKLRDLGDLSGAAECLNELALVLAGSGRPELAASAWGAMSTLLERANTPLQPSLRAEHEEAVAAARDAAGDGAFDRAWRRGSGFTLDDAVEFAREAAGVAPASAPP is encoded by the coding sequence ATGCGGCTGCGGACCCTGGGAGGCCTGCGGCTGGAGGGGTCCGACTTCGCGCGTCCCAAGCCCCTCCTGCTGCTCACGTACCTCGCCGTCGAGGGACCGCAGCACCGCCGCCACCTCAGCGAGCTCTTCTGGCCGCGGGCCGCCGCGCCGCTGTCGAGCCTGCGCACGGCGCTCGCGCAGCTCAGGCGCGGCGCTCCCGGCGCGGTGGAGGCCGACGGCCAGCGGCTTAGGGCCGCGGTGCCCTCGGACGTGCAGGCGGTCCTCGCCGGCGCCGCGGACCCGCTTGCGGAGCCCGACTACCCCGGCGCGTTCCTCGACGGCCTCCGCCTGCCCGACTGGGGCGAGGAGCTCGAGGAGTGGGTCTACGCCACGCGCGAGCTCGTCGCCGAGACCGTCAGGTCGCGGCTGCTGGCGCGCGCCGAGGTCCTGGCCGGCGAGGGCGGCGTCGCCGCGGCGGCGGAGCTGGCGGAGGCCGCCTACCGGCTGCCCGGCGCACCGCCGCCGGCGCCCGAGACGATAGAGCGCGCCCACCGCCTGCTGGCGGCGGGGGGCAGCCCCCACGCGGCGGCCCTGCGCCGCGAGGCCGAGGAGTACGGCATCGTCCTGCGGGCCGTGCCGGCGGCCCCGGCGGGGCGGACCGCCACGCCCTCCGCGCCGCCCACGAACCTGCGGCCCCGCGCCGCCTCGTTCGTGGGTCGCGACCTCGAGCTGGTCGAGCTGGCGCGGCTCCTCGCCGACCGCGGCAACAGGCTCGTGACGCTGGTGGGGCCCGGCGGCGCGGGCAAGAGCAGCCTGGCCTGGGCGGCGGCGCACCAGGAGCTGAGGGGCGGCACCTTCACCGGCGGCGTCTTCCTGGCGTCTCTCGAGGGGACGCCCGACGCCGCCGTGGCGGCGACCGTCGCCGACGCCATGGGCCTTGGTCCCGTCGACACGGTGCGGGAGCTGGCGGAGGCGCTGGGCGACCGGGGGGTCCTGCTCGTGCTCGACGGCTGCGAGGGGCTCGTCGGCGGCCTTGGCGATGTGGGCGAGCTGCTCGAGGCCTGCGAGGGCGTCACCGTGCTGGCCACCTCGCGCGAGCGCCTCGGGCTGCCGGGCGAGCAGCTCTTCCCCGTCGACGGCCTGCCGCTGCCCGGGGCCGGCGAGGAGGGGTCGCGGGCGCAGTACCTCGACTCCGTGCGCCTCTTCGCCCAGCGCGCCAAGCGCGTCGACCTCGCGTTCGCCCTGGACGAGCGGTCCCTGCCCCACGTGGCGGCGATCTGCCGCGCCGTGGCCGGGTCGCCGCTGGGCATCGAGCTGGCCGCGGCCCTCGTGCGGGTCCTGACTCCCGAGGAGATCGCGGCCGAGCTGGAGCGCGACCTCGACCTCCTCGGCACGGCCGACGCCGGCGTGCCGGACCGGCACCGCAGCCTGCGGGCCGCGTTCGACCACTCGTGGGACCGCCTCGGCCCCCGGGAGCGCGACGCCCTCTCCGCCCTGGCGGCCTTCGCCGGCGGCTTCACGCGCGAGGCGGCGTCGCGGGTCGCCGGCGTCACGGTGCCGGTGCTGGCCGCGCTCATCGACAAGTCGCTGGTCAGCCTCCGGCCGGGAGGCCGGTACGAGACGCACCCCCTGGTGCGGAAGTACGCCCTCGAGAGGCTGGCGAGGGACCCGCGGCGCGAGGCCGCCGTGCGCCGCGAGCTCGCCGCCTACCTCATCGAGCTGTGCGGTGACGCGCGGGCCGAGGCGAAGGGCGCCGCCGACGCGGGCGCGCGCGCTCGGCTGGAGGCCGAGGTCGAGAACGTGAGGGCCGCGCTGGCTCGGGCGCTCGCGGCGGGCGACGGCGCCACCGCCCTGAGGCTGGCGTCCGCCGCCTGGCTGGAGTGGCACGACCGCGGCAGGTGGCGCGAGGCGAGGATCTGGCTGGAGCGCGCCGTGGCGGCGTGGGACGCGAGCCGTCGCGCGGGCGGTGGAGACCTCGCGCGGGCGGTCGACGGGACGCCTGGCGGTGCGCCCGACGGCGACACCGCCGACGACCCCGAGCTCGACGGCGCGCTGGCCGAGGCGCTCCTCGGCATCGGCGTGCTCGCGGCGGCGCAGGGCGACCTCGCGGAGGCGCGGCGCAGCACCGAGCGCGGCCTGGCCGTCAGCGAGCGCCGCGGCGACCGCGCGCGCGTGGGGACGCTCCTCAACCACCTCGGCGTGATCGACCTGAACGAGGGCCGGTTCGAGGCGGCCGAGGCCCGCCTGCGCGAGGCCCTGGCGGTGAGGCGGGAGCTGGGCGACGAGCGCGCCGCGGCCGCCACGCTCAACAACCTGGGAGCCCTGGCCGGCAGGCTGGGGGACACGGCGTCGGCCAGGCGCCACTACGAGGAGAGCCTGAGGGCCTTCCGCCGCCTGGGCGACAGCTCGGCCGTGGCCATCCTCCTCGGCAACCTGGGGGACGTCGCCGAGTACGAGGGCGACCTCGCCGCGGCCGAGGCCTGCTACGACGAGAGCCTGGCGCTCCACCGGCGCCTGGGGTACGAGCCCTACGTCGCCAGGTCGCTCGTGCGCCTGGCGGCCGTGGCTCGTCGCCGCGACCAGGCGGACGCGGCGCGCTCGCTGTGCCTCGAGGCCCTCGCCAAGCTGCGCGACCTCGGCGACCTGTCGGGCGCGGCCGAGTGCCTCAACGAGCTGGCGCTGGTCCTGGCCGGGTCGGGCCGGCCGGAGCTGGCCGCCTCCGCCTGGGGCGCCATGTCGACGCTGCTCGAGAGGGCGAACACGCCGCTGCAGCCCAGCCTGCGGGCCGAGCACGAGGAGGCGGTGGCAGCCGCGCGCGACGCGGCCGGCGACGGCGCCTTCGACAGGGCGTGGCGGCGCGGCAGCGGCTTCACGCTCGACGACGCCGTCGAGTTCGCCCGCGAGGCCGCCGGCGTCGCCCCCGCCTCCGCCCCGCCGTAG
- a CDS encoding cbb3-type cytochrome c oxidase subunit I, with the protein MSSRSASASVATRAPAGNGRAHEHSRPLAVPKASLRPQPERDTAWTNLIYAYLGCAAFWLVVGTFIGEYLGIKLTAPDLEHVPWLSYGRLRPVHTNTVFWGWSSLALIALALYVVPKTSNRRLYSFPLAWASLALINLSVVIGDVLLMSGVNNGGQEYREYVWPVMAIFAAGAILVAYDLMQTIAKREVEEIYISNWYIVAAFLWTIAVVVIAYLPFYQTNPISESVIQGYYMHMGVGMWFTPLALGLTYYFLPKLLNKPIYSYSLGVLAFWTQMLFYTMIGAHHFVFAPTPWWIQTVAIIFSVGMLVTLAAGTGNFLLTMRGSFRTVARSYSLPFILAGILAYFFWSAQGSLEALRSLNHVWHFTNFTVAHSHLTMYGFVAFLIWGGVYGLVPRLTGKEPPALTVGVHFWFAFVGLAFYGVALMIGGTMQGLSWIAGAPFIESVKTMVPFWLWRAVGGSLMFLSHLVFAYNLWTMRPARAQAPVRATVPAARPA; encoded by the coding sequence ATGTCGTCCCGTAGCGCCTCGGCGTCGGTGGCGACGCGCGCGCCCGCGGGCAACGGCCGGGCCCACGAACACAGCCGGCCCCTCGCCGTGCCCAAGGCGAGCCTGCGGCCGCAGCCGGAGCGTGACACGGCGTGGACGAACCTCATCTACGCCTACCTCGGCTGCGCCGCCTTCTGGCTCGTCGTCGGCACGTTCATCGGCGAGTACCTGGGCATCAAGCTCACCGCGCCCGACCTCGAGCACGTCCCGTGGCTGTCCTACGGGCGGCTCCGCCCCGTGCACACGAACACCGTCTTCTGGGGCTGGTCGTCGCTGGCGCTCATCGCGCTGGCCCTCTACGTCGTGCCGAAGACCAGCAACCGACGCCTCTACTCGTTCCCGCTCGCCTGGGCGAGCCTGGCTCTCATCAACCTCTCAGTGGTGATCGGCGACGTGCTCCTCATGTCGGGCGTCAACAACGGGGGGCAGGAGTACCGCGAGTACGTCTGGCCGGTGATGGCGATCTTCGCCGCCGGCGCGATCCTCGTGGCCTACGACCTCATGCAGACGATCGCCAAGCGCGAGGTCGAGGAGATCTACATCTCCAACTGGTACATCGTCGCGGCGTTCCTCTGGACGATCGCCGTCGTCGTGATCGCGTACCTGCCCTTCTACCAGACGAACCCGATCAGCGAGTCGGTGATCCAGGGCTACTACATGCACATGGGCGTGGGCATGTGGTTCACGCCGCTGGCGCTGGGCCTCACCTACTACTTCCTGCCCAAGCTGCTGAACAAGCCCATCTACTCGTACTCGCTGGGCGTGCTGGCGTTCTGGACGCAGATGCTCTTCTACACGATGATCGGCGCGCACCACTTCGTGTTCGCGCCCACGCCGTGGTGGATCCAGACGGTGGCGATCATCTTCAGCGTCGGCATGCTCGTGACGCTGGCCGCCGGCACCGGCAACTTCCTCCTGACGATGCGCGGCAGCTTCCGCACCGTGGCGCGCAGCTACTCCCTGCCCTTCATCCTGGCGGGCATCCTCGCCTACTTCTTCTGGTCCGCCCAGGGGTCGCTGGAGGCGCTGCGGTCGCTGAACCACGTCTGGCACTTCACCAACTTCACCGTCGCCCACTCGCACCTGACGATGTACGGCTTCGTCGCCTTCCTCATCTGGGGCGGGGTCTACGGCCTCGTTCCCAGGCTCACCGGCAAGGAGCCGCCCGCGCTGACCGTGGGCGTGCACTTCTGGTTCGCCTTCGTCGGCCTGGCGTTCTACGGCGTCGCGCTGATGATCGGCGGCACCATGCAGGGCCTGAGCTGGATCGCCGGCGCCCCGTTCATCGAGTCGGTGAAGACCATGGTGCCGTTCTGGCTATGGCGCGCCGTGGGCGGCAGCCTGATGTTCCTCTCGCACCTCGTCTTCGCCTACAACCTCTGGACCATGCGACCCGCCAGGGCGCAGGCCCCGGTGAGGGCGACGGTGCCCGCCGCGAGGCCCGCCTGA
- a CDS encoding cytochrome c, with protein MTQDAPENDRIDVFLDDDPTPIASYSPPLRFELDTTALSDGPHRLRIEAYDSFGTKGVKEVPFTVRNGPGITVTGVRDNDVLEGTVPVLVNSFGGAVENRWEPSRAETPAPIPSWAWVLVIMLVAFGLYYGVQHWNPPADQLAAAAAPAAAGSPRSGADATGGAGTAGDASAAPAFDTALGESVYGTNCASCHQAGGQGMPGVFPPLAGDPVVTADDPTEHIRVVLHGLQGKEIGGVSYVSPMPAFGGLLSDEQIAAVINHERTSWGNDAPLVTPEDVAAQR; from the coding sequence GTGACGCAGGACGCTCCCGAGAACGACCGCATCGACGTCTTCCTCGACGACGACCCCACCCCCATCGCCAGCTACAGCCCGCCGCTGCGGTTCGAGCTCGACACCACCGCTCTCTCCGACGGGCCGCACCGGCTGCGCATCGAGGCCTACGACTCGTTCGGCACGAAGGGCGTGAAGGAGGTGCCGTTCACGGTCCGCAACGGGCCGGGCATCACCGTGACCGGCGTGCGCGACAACGACGTGCTGGAGGGCACGGTCCCCGTGCTCGTGAACTCGTTCGGCGGCGCCGTCGAGAACCGTTGGGAGCCGTCGCGCGCCGAGACGCCCGCGCCCATCCCGAGCTGGGCGTGGGTGCTAGTGATCATGCTCGTGGCGTTCGGGCTCTACTACGGCGTCCAGCACTGGAACCCGCCGGCCGACCAGCTCGCCGCTGCCGCCGCGCCGGCCGCCGCCGGGTCGCCGCGCTCGGGCGCCGACGCGACGGGCGGCGCGGGCACGGCCGGGGACGCTTCGGCGGCGCCCGCCTTCGACACGGCGCTCGGGGAGAGCGTCTACGGCACCAACTGCGCCAGCTGCCACCAGGCCGGCGGGCAGGGCATGCCGGGCGTCTTCCCGCCGCTCGCGGGCGACCCCGTCGTCACCGCCGACGACCCCACCGAGCACATCAGGGTCGTCCTGCACGGCTTGCAGGGCAAGGAGATAGGCGGCGTCTCGTACGTCTCGCCGATGCCCGCGTTCGGCGGCCTGCTCAGCGACGAGCAGATCGCGGCCGTCATCAACCACGAGAGGACGAGCTGGGGCAACGACGCGCCGCTCGTCACGCCGGAGGACGTCGCGGCGCAGCGCTGA